The Ensifer adhaerens genome contains a region encoding:
- the nusG gene encoding transcription termination/antitermination protein NusG, whose translation MLTDNSHGGSPVALMDDKHDTELERWYVVQTHQHCESLAERHLSSQNLRTYLPKRHRTVRHARTIKTVCSAYFDGYLFVSLDIQRQRWSPINSTVGVRKLVMSDRKPIPVPFGIVEALIMATDENGFLHPKDIFETGKTIKVSSGPFADQLGILDYVGRSGAVRVLMDIMNRAVPIYIDRDKCVVLN comes from the coding sequence ATGCTGACTGACAACTCACACGGCGGTTCGCCTGTAGCGCTGATGGACGATAAACACGATACTGAGCTTGAACGCTGGTACGTCGTGCAGACACATCAACACTGCGAAAGCCTGGCTGAAAGACATTTGTCATCACAAAACTTGCGGACCTACCTGCCGAAAAGGCATCGAACCGTTCGCCACGCGCGCACCATTAAGACCGTGTGCTCGGCCTATTTCGACGGCTACCTCTTTGTCTCGCTGGACATTCAACGGCAACGATGGTCGCCCATCAATTCGACCGTTGGCGTACGCAAGCTCGTCATGAGCGACCGCAAGCCGATACCCGTCCCTTTCGGGATTGTCGAAGCTTTGATCATGGCAACCGACGAGAACGGCTTCCTGCATCCAAAAGATATATTTGAGACTGGGAAAACAATTAAGGTTTCTAGCGGGCCATTTGCGGACCAACTAGGAATACTCGATTATGTAGGCCGGTCTGGTGCTGTTCGCGTCCTGATGGATATTATGAATCGCGCCGTTCCGATTTATATAGACAGAGATAAATGCGTAGTATTAAATTGA